The following are encoded together in the Vigna unguiculata cultivar IT97K-499-35 chromosome 2, ASM411807v1, whole genome shotgun sequence genome:
- the LOC114172060 gene encoding GATA transcription factor 5-like isoform X1: protein MRIQNTNVFKTYKYFKEGKSKYERLWRVRKKRALLVIIQGRFYPSFNALPNSLSSTFSISSFAFFFHLSSPPNLILHLSYLSSSSDMECMEAALKSNLRKEMMVQLSPETFMEELSVQNGTTCDDFFVDDLLDFSHVEEEPEQQQEQDLVCVSLQKENPCQEPYAFKPDYSSLPTTELSVLADDVADFEWLSHFVEDSFSEFSAALPTVTEGNPTATGHAAKEPKPEPENPVFTFKTPVQTKARSKRSRNGVRVWPLGSPSFTESSSSSTTTTSSSSSSSPSSPLLIYTNFSRSLDHVCSEPKPNKPKKKHSSDSAGTLAPRRCSHCGVQKTPQWRTGPLGPKTLCNACGVRFKSGRLLPEYRPACSPTFSSELHSNHHRKVLEMRQKKEMTTGIENGFTPAPVPKF, encoded by the exons ATGCGTATACAAAATACAAACGTATTTAAAACGTATAAATactttaaagaaggaaaaagtaaATATGAGAGGCTGTGGAGAGTGAGAAAGAAACGGGCGCTTTTAGTAATAATCCAGGGACGCTTTTATCCCTCATTCAATGCTTTACCAAACTCCCTATCCTCAaccttttcaatttcatcctttGCCTTCTTCTTCCACCTCTCTTCTCCTCCCAACCTCATTTTACATCTCTCCTATCTCTCTTCTTCCTCAG ACATGGAGTGCATGGAGGCAGCTTTGAAAAGCAATTTGAGGAAAGAAATGATGGTACAGCTCAGTCCAGAAACCTTCATGGAGGAGTTAAGTGTGCAGAACGGAACCACTTGCGACGACTTTTTCGTCGACGACCTCCTTGACTTCTCGCACGTGGAGGAAGAACCAGAACAGCAGCAGGAACAAGACTTGGTTTGTGTATCCCTTCAGAAAGAAAACCCATGCCAAGAGCCCTATGCTTTCAAACCCGATTATTCCTCTCTGCCCACCACCGAGCTTAGCGTTctg GCGGATGACGTGGCGGACTTCGAGTGGTTGTCTCATTTCGTCGAGGATTCCTTCTCGGAATTCTCTGCGGCGCTCCCCACCGTAACGGAGGGCAACCCGACCGCGACGGGCCATGCTGCGAAAGAGCCGAAGCCAGAACCGGAAAACCCGGTTTTCACCTTCAAAACCCCGGTTCAGACCAAGGCGAGAAGCAAGCGAAGCAGGAACGGTGTTCGTGTCTGGCCACTGGGTTCCCCTTCCTTCACCGAATCCTCCTCGagctccaccaccaccacttcatcatcttcctcctcctcccCCTCCAGCCCCTTGCTAATTTACACCAACTTCTCTCGTAGCCTCGACCACGTTTGCTCCGAGCCCAAACCCAATAAACCGAAGAAAAAACACTCTTCCGACAGTGCGGGCACCCTGGCGCCGCGACGGTGTAGCCACTGCGGCGTGCAGAAAACCCCTCAGTGGCGAACTGGGCCGCTCGGCCCAAAAACACTCTGTAACGCATGCGGGGTGCGGTTCAAGTCGGGAAGGCTCTTACCCGAATATAGGCCCGCTTGCAGCCCAACATTCTCCAGCGAATTGCATTCAAACCACCATCGTAAAGTGCTCGAGATGCGGCAGAAGAAGGAGATGACGACTGGGATTGAAAATGGTTTTACCCCCGCTCCTGTTCCCAAATTTTga
- the LOC114172060 gene encoding GATA transcription factor 5-like isoform X2: MECMEAALKSNLRKEMMVQLSPETFMEELSVQNGTTCDDFFVDDLLDFSHVEEEPEQQQEQDLVCVSLQKENPCQEPYAFKPDYSSLPTTELSVLADDVADFEWLSHFVEDSFSEFSAALPTVTEGNPTATGHAAKEPKPEPENPVFTFKTPVQTKARSKRSRNGVRVWPLGSPSFTESSSSSTTTTSSSSSSSPSSPLLIYTNFSRSLDHVCSEPKPNKPKKKHSSDSAGTLAPRRCSHCGVQKTPQWRTGPLGPKTLCNACGVRFKSGRLLPEYRPACSPTFSSELHSNHHRKVLEMRQKKEMTTGIENGFTPAPVPKF, from the exons ATGGAGTGCATGGAGGCAGCTTTGAAAAGCAATTTGAGGAAAGAAATGATGGTACAGCTCAGTCCAGAAACCTTCATGGAGGAGTTAAGTGTGCAGAACGGAACCACTTGCGACGACTTTTTCGTCGACGACCTCCTTGACTTCTCGCACGTGGAGGAAGAACCAGAACAGCAGCAGGAACAAGACTTGGTTTGTGTATCCCTTCAGAAAGAAAACCCATGCCAAGAGCCCTATGCTTTCAAACCCGATTATTCCTCTCTGCCCACCACCGAGCTTAGCGTTctg GCGGATGACGTGGCGGACTTCGAGTGGTTGTCTCATTTCGTCGAGGATTCCTTCTCGGAATTCTCTGCGGCGCTCCCCACCGTAACGGAGGGCAACCCGACCGCGACGGGCCATGCTGCGAAAGAGCCGAAGCCAGAACCGGAAAACCCGGTTTTCACCTTCAAAACCCCGGTTCAGACCAAGGCGAGAAGCAAGCGAAGCAGGAACGGTGTTCGTGTCTGGCCACTGGGTTCCCCTTCCTTCACCGAATCCTCCTCGagctccaccaccaccacttcatcatcttcctcctcctcccCCTCCAGCCCCTTGCTAATTTACACCAACTTCTCTCGTAGCCTCGACCACGTTTGCTCCGAGCCCAAACCCAATAAACCGAAGAAAAAACACTCTTCCGACAGTGCGGGCACCCTGGCGCCGCGACGGTGTAGCCACTGCGGCGTGCAGAAAACCCCTCAGTGGCGAACTGGGCCGCTCGGCCCAAAAACACTCTGTAACGCATGCGGGGTGCGGTTCAAGTCGGGAAGGCTCTTACCCGAATATAGGCCCGCTTGCAGCCCAACATTCTCCAGCGAATTGCATTCAAACCACCATCGTAAAGTGCTCGAGATGCGGCAGAAGAAGGAGATGACGACTGGGATTGAAAATGGTTTTACCCCCGCTCCTGTTCCCAAATTTTga